The Pseudomonas sp. FP2309 genomic sequence CAGCCGCAGTATCAACCAGATCATCGGCACCATCCGCGCGATTGCCGAACAGACCAACCTGCTGGCGCTCAACGCCGCCATCGAAGCGGCCCGCGCGGGTGACCAGGGTCGAGGTTTCGCCGTGGTGGCTGACGAGGTCCGCGCGCTGGCCAAACGTACGTCCGACTCCACCGGCGAGATCGAGCAACTGCTCGGCACCCTGGGCAGCAAGACCGAAGAAGTCACGCAAAAAATGGGCAGTTGCCTGGACCTGTCACGGGCCAGCGTGTCGTCCATCGAAAGCGCGCGGGACAGCTTTGAAGGCATCCAGTTGTCGGTAAATGAAATCCGCGACCAGAACCTGCAAATTTCCGCCGCCGCCGAGGAACAACACAGCGTGGCCGAAGAGATCAACCGGCATATCCAGCAGATCTACGACGAAGCGCGCCTGGTGGAAAGCCTGGCCAACTCGGCGCAGGACGACTCGGGACGCTTATCCGATCTGTCGGATGAGCTCAATGGCTTGGTAGGCCGCTTCAAGTCCTGATAAGCGCGGCAACCTGACGCCCTTCGCAGCCCTCACAGGTATCCCCTGTGGGGGCTCAGGAGTTCCAGCGAGGCATCGACGACTTTCTAGCCCGAGTGACGCTTGAAATGCTCGTAGAACGCCAACGCTGCCACGTTCTTGTCCTTGGCTTCGAGCATGATGTCGAAGCGGTCGAAAAA encodes the following:
- a CDS encoding methyl-accepting chemotaxis protein, whose product is MVATANEVARSCSGAAESAENGHRRVAEGKQQIEQTTDNVNRLGRRLTESSEAMVELEAGSRSINQIIGTIRAIAEQTNLLALNAAIEAARAGDQGRGFAVVADEVRALAKRTSDSTGEIEQLLGTLGSKTEEVTQKMGSCLDLSRASVSSIESARDSFEGIQLSVNEIRDQNLQISAAAEEQHSVAEEINRHIQQIYDEARLVESLANSAQDDSGRLSDLSDELNGLVGRFKS